The following coding sequences are from one Candidatus Paceibacterota bacterium window:
- a CDS encoding GNAT family N-acetyltransferase, which translates to MKALANSLDQTLYLRADKSDAPEILALQKIAYQSEAELYGDDSLPPLQQTLADLLADFERTPERVAVLAHAPAAEDTHPDADQIVFLKAVVNGKIIGSVRGFAIGATAYIRRVIVHPYFRGRGIGRRLLREIENAFPDVQRFEAKTGHQSKRNLFQLTHTGYQVLRTEPFTPHINWVFLQKERAPAPATTKNVK; encoded by the coding sequence ATGAAGGCCCTGGCCAACAGCCTCGACCAAACCCTCTACCTGCGGGCCGACAAGAGCGATGCGCCGGAGATTCTGGCCCTGCAAAAGATCGCCTACCAGAGCGAGGCGGAGCTGTATGGGGACGACAGTTTGCCCCCACTGCAACAGACCCTGGCCGACCTGTTGGCCGACTTCGAGCGCACGCCCGAGCGGGTGGCGGTCCTGGCCCATGCCCCGGCGGCGGAAGACACCCACCCGGACGCGGACCAAATTGTCTTTCTCAAGGCCGTGGTCAACGGCAAGATCATCGGCTCCGTGCGCGGCTTCGCCATCGGTGCCACCGCCTACATCCGCCGGGTGATTGTCCACCCCTATTTTCGAGGCCGGGGCATCGGCCGGCGGCTGCTGCGAGAGATTGAAAATGCCTTTCCCGACGTTCAACGCTTCGAGGCGAAGACGGGCCATCAAAGCAAGCGCAACCTCTTCCAGCTCACCCACACCGGCTACCAGGTTTTGCGGACTGAGCCCTTCACGCCCCACATCAACTGGGTGTTCCTGCAAAAGGAGCGCGCGCCGGCGCCCGCAACAACCAAAAACGTAAAATGA
- a CDS encoding NADH-quinone oxidoreductase subunit C, which produces MSNGPAQTFEIIPVSALLERAGTMHKQGYRLVQIGATRLPEQIELTYSFDRDSRLANLRLHLPATAARVPSISGIYWCAFVYENEVHDLFGVQVDGMAVDFHGHFYETAVKFPFGTTKVPVAKPAAAPPVANPPPAAAKH; this is translated from the coding sequence ATGAGCAACGGACCAGCCCAGACTTTTGAGATCATACCCGTGTCGGCCCTCCTGGAGCGGGCAGGCACAATGCACAAACAAGGATACCGGCTGGTGCAGATCGGTGCCACGCGCCTGCCGGAGCAAATCGAGCTGACCTACAGCTTCGATCGCGACAGCCGCCTGGCCAATCTGCGCCTGCACCTGCCGGCCACGGCGGCCCGGGTGCCGAGCATCAGCGGGATTTACTGGTGCGCGTTTGTCTATGAAAACGAGGTCCACGACCTGTTCGGCGTCCAGGTGGACGGCATGGCGGTGGATTTCCATGGCCACTTCTACGAGACCGCGGTCAAGTTCCCGTTCGGCACGACCAAAGTCCCCGTGGCAAAGCCTGCGGCCGCGCCTCCAGTCGCCAACCCTCCCCCCGCAGCCGCCAAACACTGA
- a CDS encoding 3-isopropylmalate dehydratase has product MQSVFTGPVFVVRDNIDTDQIIPAQYLNLVPTIPEEYEKLGAYAFAGLPESAYPERYVQEGQLDSDYPIVVAGRNFGCGSSREHAPIALGSAGCKVVLAQSFARIFFRNSVATGELYPCETVERLCDVLKTGEVATVDLNASTVTIKSTGQVCQLKPLGDVRPVVDAGGLFNYARKTGMIPK; this is encoded by the coding sequence ATGCAATCTGTGTTTACAGGTCCGGTCTTTGTGGTGCGGGATAATATAGACACTGACCAGATCATCCCGGCGCAATACCTGAATCTTGTGCCAACGATACCCGAGGAGTACGAGAAGCTGGGCGCTTACGCGTTTGCCGGCCTGCCCGAATCGGCGTACCCGGAGCGCTACGTGCAGGAAGGCCAGCTCGACAGCGATTACCCGATCGTGGTGGCGGGTCGCAACTTCGGTTGCGGCAGCTCCCGCGAGCACGCGCCCATCGCCCTGGGCTCCGCGGGCTGCAAGGTGGTCCTCGCGCAGAGTTTCGCGCGCATCTTCTTCCGCAACTCCGTCGCAACCGGGGAACTCTACCCCTGCGAAACCGTCGAGCGGCTTTGCGACGTGTTGAAGACCGGCGAAGTGGCCACCGTGGACCTGAACGCCAGCACGGTGACCATCAAGAGCACGGGCCAGGTTTGCCAGCTCAAGCCACTGGGCGATGTGCGCCCGGTAGTGGACGCCGGGGGGCTGTTCAATTACGCCCGCAAGACGGGGATGATCCCCAAGTGA
- a CDS encoding 4Fe-4S binding protein: MAYFEMSRLALKWALTKPPTSRYPFEPRRELAGSRGWLVFTKDTCVYCNVCAKKCPTGALVVNRARKEWAIDRLLCITCGCCVEVCPKKSLELAASHGTPAVTKDVEIY; encoded by the coding sequence ATGGCCTATTTCGAAATGTCCCGGCTGGCCCTCAAGTGGGCGCTGACCAAACCGCCGACGAGCCGCTACCCCTTTGAGCCGCGGCGCGAGCTGGCCGGCTCCCGCGGGTGGCTGGTCTTCACCAAAGACACCTGCGTCTATTGCAACGTCTGCGCCAAGAAGTGCCCCACCGGCGCGCTGGTGGTAAACCGCGCTAGGAAGGAGTGGGCGATCGACCGCTTGCTGTGCATCACGTGCGGCTGCTGCGTGGAGGTGTGCCCGAAGAAATCGCTGGAGCTGGCCGCCAGTCACGGCACGCCGGCGGTGACCAAGGACGTGGAGATTTACTGA
- a CDS encoding nickel-dependent hydrogenase large subunit — protein sequence MARTIIPFGPQHPVLPEPIHLDLVVEDERVVEARPSIGFIHRGLEKLVEKKDYVEFVYVAERICGICSFIHGQTYCQAVETIMNVAVPPRALYLRTIWGELSRLHSHLLWLGLMADAVGFESLFMHSWRVRERVLNIIEATAGGRVIFGSCKIGGVRRDIDAAGLQAMLADLGQIEADLRDLTKVFIRDDSVKSRLCGVGVLTRQDARDLGCVGPTSRASGVAQDMRQLGYAAFKDLPVEPVTHTDGDSYARCAVRCDELFQSINLIREAVARMPAGEIAVKVAGNPNGEFIARTEQPRGEVAYCVKADGTKHIQRFRVRTPTFANLPALVKMLQGCELADVPVLVLTIDPCISCTER from the coding sequence ATGGCCCGCACGATCATACCCTTTGGTCCGCAACACCCGGTGCTGCCCGAGCCTATCCACCTCGACCTGGTGGTCGAGGACGAAAGAGTAGTCGAGGCGCGCCCCTCCATCGGCTTCATTCACCGCGGCCTGGAGAAGCTGGTCGAGAAGAAGGACTATGTCGAGTTTGTCTATGTCGCGGAGCGCATCTGCGGCATTTGCAGCTTTATTCATGGCCAGACCTACTGCCAGGCGGTGGAAACGATCATGAACGTGGCGGTGCCGCCGCGCGCCCTTTACCTCCGGACGATCTGGGGCGAGCTCTCCCGGCTGCACAGCCATCTGCTCTGGCTGGGGCTCATGGCGGACGCCGTGGGCTTTGAAAGCCTGTTCATGCATTCCTGGCGCGTGCGCGAGCGCGTCCTCAATATCATCGAGGCCACGGCCGGCGGACGCGTCATCTTCGGCTCCTGCAAAATCGGCGGCGTACGGCGGGACATTGACGCCGCCGGCCTCCAGGCCATGCTGGCGGACCTGGGCCAGATCGAGGCGGACCTCCGTGACCTTACCAAGGTCTTCATCCGCGACGATTCCGTCAAAAGCCGCCTCTGCGGAGTGGGCGTGTTAACGCGTCAGGACGCCCGCGACCTGGGGTGCGTCGGCCCGACCTCGCGCGCCAGCGGGGTGGCCCAGGACATGCGCCAGTTGGGCTACGCCGCTTTCAAGGATCTGCCCGTCGAGCCGGTCACGCACACGGACGGCGACTCCTACGCCCGCTGCGCCGTCCGATGCGACGAGCTGTTCCAATCCATCAATCTGATCCGCGAGGCCGTCGCGCGGATGCCGGCGGGGGAGATCGCGGTGAAGGTGGCGGGCAATCCCAACGGTGAGTTCATCGCGCGCACCGAGCAGCCGCGGGGCGAGGTGGCGTATTGTGTGAAAGCGGACGGCACGAAGCACATCCAGCGCTTTCGCGTGCGCACGCCCACGTTTGCCAACCTGCCGGCCCTGGTGAAGATGCTGCAGGGCTGCGAGCTGGCGGACGTGCCGGTGCTGGTGCTCACCATTGACCCCTGTATCAGTTGCACCGAACGGTGA
- a CDS encoding Gfo/Idh/MocA family oxidoreductase produces MNFTRRNFLKATAMGAAALTFDARIWSRAAGANGDIRVAQVGLRSQGAGHIKTLSKLKGVRLVALCDVDRHVLDAKAQELGGGIQTYTDIRKLLENKDVDAISIATPNHWHALGTVWACQAGKDVYVEKPASHNMFEGRQMVEAARKYKRIVQCGTQCRSSAGLQQAVEYVRGGSLGKIVLARGFCYKARKSIGLVDGPQPVPDYIDYDLWCGPAPKDPPRRNTSFGTIHYDWHWFWNYGNGDYGNQAPHQVDIARWFLGETAIAPFSLAVGGRLGYRDSAETPNTLVVYHGYKTPLLFEVRGLPQDKASQEQGWNMDKYKGVGVGNVIECEQGYVVVPSYTEAIVYDKYNKEITRFTGKRRSNVPDLKTPVGLTAESGGHHGNWIAAVRSRRSKDLHAEILEGHLSAGLVHTGNISYRLGARKAPGEIKEALADNRSLTEAYNRMAGHLDANGVDITKDNVQLGMPLKFDPRKERFVDNAQANELLSRNYRPPFVVPAKV; encoded by the coding sequence ATGAACTTCACACGCCGTAATTTCCTCAAGGCGACCGCCATGGGCGCCGCTGCACTCACCTTTGACGCTCGCATCTGGAGCCGGGCCGCCGGCGCGAACGGCGACATCCGGGTTGCGCAGGTTGGCCTCCGGAGCCAGGGTGCCGGTCACATCAAGACCTTAAGCAAGTTGAAAGGCGTGCGCCTCGTGGCCCTCTGCGACGTGGACCGGCATGTGCTCGATGCCAAAGCCCAGGAACTGGGTGGCGGAATCCAGACCTACACCGACATCCGCAAGCTGCTTGAAAACAAGGACGTGGACGCCATTTCCATCGCCACGCCAAACCATTGGCACGCCCTGGGAACTGTTTGGGCGTGTCAGGCGGGCAAGGACGTCTATGTGGAGAAGCCCGCATCGCACAACATGTTCGAGGGCCGGCAAATGGTCGAGGCGGCCCGCAAGTACAAACGCATCGTCCAGTGCGGCACACAGTGCCGTTCTTCAGCGGGACTGCAGCAAGCCGTGGAATACGTGCGCGGCGGCAGTCTGGGCAAGATCGTCCTCGCCCGCGGCTTCTGCTACAAAGCCCGCAAGAGCATTGGCCTGGTGGACGGCCCGCAACCCGTGCCCGATTACATTGATTACGACCTCTGGTGCGGCCCGGCTCCGAAAGACCCCCCGCGCCGCAACACCAGTTTTGGCACGATCCACTACGATTGGCACTGGTTCTGGAACTACGGCAACGGCGACTACGGCAACCAGGCCCCGCACCAGGTGGACATCGCGCGCTGGTTCCTGGGCGAAACGGCCATCGCGCCTTTCTCCCTCGCCGTCGGAGGACGCCTGGGCTACCGGGACTCCGCGGAAACGCCCAACACCCTCGTCGTCTATCACGGCTACAAAACGCCGCTCTTGTTCGAGGTGCGCGGCCTGCCGCAGGACAAAGCGTCCCAGGAGCAAGGTTGGAACATGGACAAATACAAGGGCGTGGGCGTGGGCAACGTCATCGAGTGCGAACAGGGTTACGTCGTGGTCCCCAGCTACACCGAGGCCATCGTTTATGACAAGTATAACAAGGAAATCACCCGCTTCACTGGCAAGCGGAGGAGCAATGTCCCGGACCTGAAGACCCCAGTCGGGCTGACAGCCGAATCCGGCGGCCACCATGGCAACTGGATCGCCGCAGTCCGGAGCCGGAGAAGCAAAGACCTGCACGCGGAGATCCTGGAGGGCCATCTTTCGGCCGGCCTCGTCCACACCGGAAACATCTCCTACCGCCTCGGCGCGCGAAAGGCGCCGGGCGAAATCAAGGAAGCGCTCGCCGACAACCGGAGCCTGACCGAAGCCTACAACCGCATGGCCGGCCACCTGGACGCCAACGGCGTGGACATCACCAAAGACAATGTGCAGCTGGGCATGCCGCTGAAGTTCGATCCCCGGAAGGAGCGCTTCGTGGACAACGCACAGGCCAACGAACTGCTCAGCCGCAATTACCGCCCGCCGTTTGTCGTTCCGGCCAAGGTCTGA
- a CDS encoding Gfo/Idh/MocA family oxidoreductase yields MNRREFLQAGAAGLALSALGSYAAEFAEQRKRVGLIGCGWYGKCDLLRLIQVAPVEVVSLCDVDQRMLAGAADIVASRQASKKKPRTYHDYRQMLREQDLDIVLIATPDHWHALPMIAAVEAGADVYVQKPISVDIIEGQAMLAAARKHGRVVQVGTQRRSTPHLIEARDTIIREGKLGKVGLVEIYSYYGGGAGPDPEDSDPPDHLDWEMWTGPAPMRPYNRMKHPRGWRSFMEYGNGTVGDLCIHMLDAARWMLDLGSPRTVSSSGGIIMRKGRKANIADTQTAVFDFGDLQVVWQHRRWGQSPDPRYPWGVTFWGDKGNLKASINSYTFAPTGNGQPVHREVTMEFDQYPEDRDEKDLEKQVAPAIRGHMRDFLAAIASRGKPVADIEQGYISSTACILANLSMKLGRSFAWDAAAGRIIGDDEANRLLERPYRAPWVHPQPSKG; encoded by the coding sequence ATGAACCGAAGGGAATTCCTCCAGGCTGGCGCGGCGGGATTGGCGTTGTCCGCCCTCGGCAGTTATGCCGCTGAGTTCGCCGAGCAGCGGAAGCGCGTTGGCCTCATCGGCTGCGGCTGGTACGGCAAGTGCGACTTGCTGCGCCTGATCCAGGTGGCCCCGGTCGAGGTCGTCTCGCTCTGCGACGTGGACCAACGGATGCTGGCCGGCGCGGCGGACATTGTCGCCTCGCGCCAAGCCTCGAAAAAGAAGCCTCGCACCTACCATGACTACCGGCAGATGCTCCGCGAGCAGGACCTGGACATTGTCCTGATCGCCACGCCCGACCATTGGCACGCGCTGCCGATGATTGCCGCGGTCGAGGCGGGGGCGGACGTCTATGTGCAAAAGCCGATCAGCGTGGACATCATCGAGGGGCAAGCCATGCTGGCCGCCGCGCGCAAGCACGGGCGGGTGGTGCAGGTGGGCACCCAGCGCCGCAGCACGCCGCACCTGATCGAAGCGCGGGACACCATCATCCGCGAGGGGAAGCTGGGCAAGGTGGGCCTGGTGGAAATCTACAGCTATTACGGCGGCGGTGCCGGGCCTGACCCGGAGGACAGCGATCCGCCCGACCACCTCGACTGGGAGATGTGGACTGGCCCGGCCCCCATGCGGCCCTACAACCGCATGAAGCATCCCCGCGGCTGGCGCTCGTTCATGGAGTATGGCAACGGCACCGTGGGCGACCTGTGCATCCACATGCTTGACGCCGCCCGCTGGATGCTCGACCTGGGCTCGCCCCGGACGGTCAGTTCCTCCGGCGGCATCATCATGAGAAAGGGCCGCAAGGCCAACATCGCGGACACGCAGACGGCTGTGTTCGACTTCGGCGACCTGCAGGTGGTCTGGCAGCACCGCCGCTGGGGCCAGTCACCGGACCCGCGTTACCCTTGGGGTGTTACGTTCTGGGGGGACAAGGGCAACCTGAAGGCGAGCATCAACAGCTACACGTTCGCGCCCACCGGCAACGGCCAGCCCGTCCATCGCGAGGTCACGATGGAGTTCGACCAGTATCCCGAGGACCGCGACGAGAAGGACCTGGAGAAGCAAGTCGCCCCTGCGATTCGTGGCCACATGAGAGACTTCCTGGCCGCCATTGCGTCCCGCGGCAAGCCGGTTGCGGACATCGAGCAAGGCTACATTTCAAGCACCGCGTGCATCCTGGCAAACCTGTCCATGAAATTGGGCCGCAGCTTCGCGTGGGATGCCGCCGCGGGCAGGATCATCGGCGACGATGAAGCCAACCGGCTCTTGGAGCGGCCCTACCGTGCTCCGTGGGTGCACCCGCAGCCGTCGAAGGGCTGA
- a CDS encoding NADH-quinone oxidoreductase subunit H, whose translation MSPWLRLIIFLVGAPLLGGLLAGWDRRLSARMQARRGPPLLQPFYDVLKLWQKENVVVRRSQNFYIFFFLLLVIFTGALFFAGSDLLLVIFALTLAAIFFVLAACKASSPYSFVGAQRELIQLMAYEPMVLLTAIGMYLVTRSFYVHDIAAHPTLLVLALPGIFLGFLYTLEIKFRKSPFDLSSSHHAHQELVRGLTTEFSGRALAMIEIAHWYETVFLLGWVYLFFAASPLLGVLVSLAVFGFVILVDNVFARLKWQTALRSAWVVALVLGFGNILVLSWLRHL comes from the coding sequence ATGAGCCCCTGGCTTCGACTCATCATCTTCCTGGTGGGGGCGCCCCTGCTGGGCGGCCTGCTGGCCGGGTGGGACCGGCGCCTCTCGGCGCGCATGCAGGCGCGGCGCGGTCCGCCCCTGCTCCAGCCGTTCTACGATGTGCTGAAGCTGTGGCAAAAGGAAAACGTCGTCGTCCGCCGCTCGCAGAACTTCTACATCTTCTTTTTCCTGCTGCTGGTGATCTTCACCGGGGCGCTGTTCTTCGCCGGGTCGGACCTGCTGCTGGTGATTTTTGCGCTGACGCTGGCGGCCATCTTCTTCGTGCTGGCTGCCTGCAAAGCCAGCTCGCCCTACAGCTTTGTCGGCGCGCAGCGGGAGCTCATCCAGTTAATGGCCTACGAGCCAATGGTGCTGTTGACCGCCATCGGGATGTACCTGGTCACCCGGAGCTTCTACGTGCACGACATCGCCGCCCATCCCACGCTCCTGGTGCTGGCGTTGCCCGGCATTTTCCTGGGCTTCCTCTACACGCTGGAGATCAAGTTCCGCAAATCGCCGTTCGACCTCTCCAGCTCGCACCACGCCCACCAGGAGCTGGTGCGCGGCCTCACGACCGAATTCTCGGGGCGGGCGCTGGCGATGATCGAGATCGCGCACTGGTATGAGACGGTGTTCCTGCTGGGCTGGGTTTACCTCTTCTTCGCCGCCTCCCCGCTGCTCGGGGTGCTGGTGTCGCTGGCGGTGTTCGGGTTCGTGATCCTGGTGGACAACGTGTTTGCCCGGCTCAAATGGCAAACCGCCCTCCGCAGCGCGTGGGTCGTGGCGCTGGTGCTGGGCTTTGGCAATATCCTGGTGCTTTCCTGGCTGCGGCACCTGTAG
- a CDS encoding proton-conducting transporter membrane subunit, translated as MLVPALILGPIAAGAGLLWLKSDPFRKILVSAVTLLICAGVLALAVLPAPDLLPLDYHWLNAALMAIEGAMGLYVIYVGLRARRPWIVGLMLAQAGLMAWLEWAHGAELKAAHNLLADKLSITMALINGLVGGGICLYALGYMREYHRAAHPEVPDRRPLFFGLLFIFTGAMFGLIFSNNLLWLFLFWEITTLCSFLLIGYTGTQEARANALRALVMNLAGGLGFALAIAWFARQSGSIELRTLAGSQHSLALLPAALLCFAGITKSAQLPFSSWLLGAMVAPTPISALLHSSTMVKAGVYLVLRMAPVVTGTAVGYLVALVGAVTFLAGSLAAITTSDAKKVLAWSTIANLGLIVLCGGIGTHEAVWAGILLIIFHAAAKCLLFLCVGVVEHRLHSRDIEAMSGLVLNMPRVAVMMQLGMAGMFLAPFGMLISKWAVLKAVVDAAPSLSIFLVFGSAATLFFWVKWIGKLLEVQRPRQAVAQTLALGQNIALSGLSVVTALACLLFPLISAWLIQPYVVSVYGQCGVLTHGNVVIMTIMMVMILLFPLSFINYGRGVRVTDAYLGGANLHSSTRFLGAGNTEHDVATNNYHLHGLLSEAWLARGGVICAAALLVLLAAAAVWPML; from the coding sequence ATGCTTGTTCCAGCATTAATTCTCGGCCCCATCGCCGCTGGTGCGGGGCTGCTGTGGTTGAAGTCCGACCCGTTTCGCAAGATTCTGGTTAGCGCCGTCACGTTGCTGATCTGCGCCGGGGTGCTGGCGCTGGCGGTGCTGCCCGCGCCGGACCTCCTGCCGCTGGATTATCACTGGCTGAACGCCGCGCTCATGGCGATCGAAGGGGCCATGGGGCTCTACGTGATTTACGTGGGCCTGCGGGCGCGGCGCCCGTGGATCGTGGGGCTGATGCTGGCCCAGGCGGGGCTGATGGCCTGGCTGGAATGGGCGCACGGGGCGGAATTGAAGGCCGCGCACAATCTCCTGGCGGACAAGCTGTCCATCACCATGGCCCTGATCAACGGCCTGGTGGGCGGGGGGATATGCCTCTACGCGCTGGGCTACATGCGCGAGTATCACCGGGCGGCCCATCCCGAAGTGCCGGACCGGCGGCCGCTGTTCTTCGGGCTGCTGTTCATCTTCACGGGCGCCATGTTCGGCCTCATCTTCAGCAACAACCTGCTCTGGCTGTTCCTGTTCTGGGAAATCACGACGCTGTGCTCCTTCCTGCTGATCGGCTACACGGGGACGCAAGAGGCGCGGGCCAACGCCCTGCGGGCGCTGGTGATGAACCTGGCCGGGGGGCTGGGGTTCGCGCTGGCGATCGCCTGGTTTGCGCGCCAAAGCGGGAGCATCGAGCTGCGGACGCTCGCCGGCTCCCAACATTCGCTGGCCCTGCTGCCGGCCGCGCTGCTCTGTTTCGCGGGCATCACCAAGTCGGCGCAACTGCCCTTCTCAAGCTGGCTGCTCGGCGCCATGGTCGCGCCCACGCCCATCTCCGCCCTGCTGCACTCCAGCACGATGGTCAAAGCCGGCGTTTACCTGGTGCTGCGCATGGCGCCGGTGGTCACCGGGACGGCGGTGGGTTACCTGGTGGCCCTGGTGGGCGCGGTGACGTTCCTGGCGGGCTCCCTGGCCGCCATCACCACCAGCGACGCAAAGAAGGTGCTGGCGTGGTCCACCATCGCCAATCTGGGCTTGATCGTGCTGTGCGGCGGCATCGGAACGCACGAGGCGGTGTGGGCGGGCATCCTGCTGATCATTTTCCACGCGGCGGCCAAGTGCCTGCTCTTCCTCTGCGTCGGGGTGGTGGAGCACCGCCTGCACAGCCGCGACATCGAGGCGATGAGCGGCCTGGTTCTGAACATGCCGCGGGTGGCGGTGATGATGCAGTTGGGGATGGCGGGCATGTTCCTGGCCCCCTTCGGCATGCTGATCAGCAAATGGGCCGTGCTCAAAGCGGTAGTGGACGCCGCCCCGTCCCTCTCCATCTTCCTAGTCTTCGGCAGCGCGGCCACGCTGTTCTTCTGGGTCAAGTGGATCGGCAAACTGCTCGAGGTCCAGCGGCCCCGGCAAGCGGTCGCGCAAACGCTGGCCCTGGGCCAGAACATCGCGCTGTCCGGCCTGTCCGTGGTCACGGCCCTGGCCTGCCTGCTGTTTCCGCTCATCTCGGCCTGGCTCATCCAGCCCTACGTGGTGTCCGTTTACGGGCAATGCGGCGTGTTGACCCACGGCAACGTGGTCATCATGACCATTATGATGGTGATGATTCTGCTCTTCCCGCTCAGCTTCATCAACTACGGGCGCGGGGTCCGGGTCACAGACGCCTACCTGGGCGGGGCCAACCTGCACAGCAGCACGCGCTTCCTGGGCGCGGGCAACACCGAGCATGACGTGGCGACCAACAACTACCACCTGCACGGCCTGTTGAGCGAGGCGTGGCTGGCGCGCGGCGGCGTGATTTGCGCCGCGGCCCTGCTGGTGCTCCTGGCGGCCGCGGCCGTGTGGCCGATGCTATGA